Proteins found in one Zea mays cultivar B73 chromosome 1, Zm-B73-REFERENCE-NAM-5.0, whole genome shotgun sequence genomic segment:
- the LOC103645133 gene encoding serine--glyoxylate aminotransferase translates to MDEWGVDVALTGSQKALSMPTGMGIVCASPRALEASKTARSVRVFFDWKDYLRFYDMGTYWPYTPSIQLLYGLRTALDLIFEEGLDNVVRRHNRLGTATRLAVEAWGLSNCCQKEEWFSDTVTAVVVPPNIDSAEVVRHAWKRYNLSLGLGLNKVAGKVFRIGHLGNLNELQLLGCLSGVEMVLKDVGYPVKLGSGVAAAAAYLSNSTPLIPSRI, encoded by the exons ATGGATGAGTGGGGCGTGGACGTGGCGCTCACGGGCTCGCAGAAGGCGCTGTCGATGCCGACGGGGATGGGCATCGTGTGCGCCAGCCCCAGGGCGCTGGAGGCCAGCAAGACGGCCAGGTCCGTGCGCGTCTTCTTCGACTGGAAGGACTACCTCAGGTTCTACGACATGGGCACGTACTGGCCCTACACGCCCTCCATCCAGCTCCTCTACGGCCTCCGCACCGCGCTCGACCTCATCTTCGAGGAAGGGCTGGACAACGTCGTGAGGAGGCACAACCGCCTTGGGACAGCCACCAGGCTCGCCGTCGAGGCGTGGGGGCtcagcaactgctgccagaaggaGGAGTGGTTCAGCGACACCGTCACCGCCGTCGTCGTGCCGCCCAACATCGACAGCGCCGAGGTCGTCAGGCACGCGTGGAAGCGGTacaacctcagcctcggcctcggcctcaacaAGGTcgccgggaaggtcttcaggatcGGCCATCTCGGCAACCTCAACGAG CTGCAACTTCTGGGATGTCTGAGCGGTGTGGAGATGGTGCTCAAGGATGTGGGGTACCCAGTGAAGCTAGGTAGCGGCGTGGCGGCCGCGGCGGCGTACCTGTCAAACTCCACGCCGCTCATTCCATCTAGGATCTGA